A window from Danio aesculapii chromosome 6, fDanAes4.1, whole genome shotgun sequence encodes these proteins:
- the zswim2 gene encoding E3 ubiquitin-protein ligase ZSWIM2: MFRKTTWRKTVSDAVSSHQHRALNTTIFILKEYGPIGFLLQEDGESKHYKVCLGDPHTCTCPAFQKEKDLCTHICWILMRKFRLPGDHEYCFQYGLVERQILELLQGLHVTKTTTHNHHGSSGATFPEPADEDGGIRQKVVEKDDICPICQEELLLKKLPVTYCKFSCGNNIHISCMKVWADHQTKKDPRAILKCPLCREDFGTFKELIEQVKNASELVTCYERDCLDKHLGVLCNICRICPIVGKCFKCTDCSFFHLCEDCFKKTLHPKHCFIVRMKRGQQWQTVGAHTSQETQKIENHLTGSSSISMSCDIVPNHVIKSLPVVRVRKESRLLHPGFQCRLCLSRFQLGQHIRTLPCKHKFHTGCIDLLLRMSNCCPLEWHIIYNPLTWSPRIGRAGSLAPSSDVHSKRTDGQISEFFLPGIGLQVKKGTAPSRLRGVTSESSVSGKSSSSSVDTVSQGFQDLCINSSHIEPYSRMPIMTHRKEQRPRRLSFEQAVSAPVERRASFPNRPSTVSMKGFHVQSAFGETQKQQQRLFVGFNGSSSRRIRPLRKILRRRPDRVDVKDLHLWMTNSPASAILIRKQE; this comes from the exons ATGTTCCGTAAAACAACGTGGAGGAAAACAGTAAGTGATGCGGTCAGCTCACATCAACACCGAGCGCTGAACACCACCATTTTCATCCTCAAAGAGTACGGGCCGATTGGATTCCTCCTGCAAGAGGATGGAGAGAGCAAACATTATAAA GTGTGTTTGGGGGATCCTCACACGTGTACCTGTCCTGCCTTCCAAAAAGAGAAGGATCTTTGCACACACATCTGCTG gattttaatGCGCAAATTTCGACTGCCAGGAGATCACGAAT actGTTTTCAGTATGGTCTTGTGGAGCGACAGATCCTAGAGCTTTTGCAAGGGCTTCATGTGACCAAAACTACAACCCATAATCACCATGGCAGCTCAGGCGCAACATTTCCTGAGCCAGCTGATGAAGATGGAGGCATAAGACAGAAAGTTGTTGAAAAAGATGATATATGTCCAATCTGTCAAGAAGAACTTCTGCTAAAAAAATTGCCTGTGACCTATTGCAA GTTCAGCTGTGGAAACAACATTCACATTTCCTGTATGAAAGTTTGGGCTGATCACCAAACTAAGAAGGACCCACGTGCCATTCTTAAGTGCCCACTTTGTAGGGAAGACTTCGGCACATTTAAAGAGCTAATTGAACAG GTCAAAAATGCAAGTGAACTGGTAACCTGCTATGAGAGAGACTGTCTGGACAAACATCTGGGTGTTTTGTGTAACATCTGCAGGATTTGTCCAATTGTCGGCAAATGTTTCAA GTGCACTGACTGCAGTTTTTTCCACCTGTGTGAGGACTGCTTTAAGAAAACACTTCATCCAAAACATTGTTTTATAGTTCGAATG AAAAGAGGTCAGCAATGGCAAACAGTAGGAGCTCATACCTCTCAGGAAACACAGAAAATAGAAAACCACTTAACTGGTAGCAG CTCCATCAGCATGTCATGTGATATTGTCCCAAACCATGTGATAAAGAGTTTGCCGGTGGTAAGGGTTCGAAAAGAGTCCAGACTGCTTCATCCAGGTTTTCAGTGTAGACTCTGCCTCTCAAGATTTCAATTGGGTCAGCACATCAGAACCCTTCCCTGCAAACACAAG TTCCATACTGGCTGTATTGATCTGTTGCTTCGCATGTCTAACTGCTGCCCTCTGGAATGGCATATCATCTACAATCCTCTTACATGGAGTCCCAGAATTGGCAGAGCAGGATCTCTGGCTCCATCTAGTGATGTTCACAGCAAGAGAACAGATGGGCAAATCTCAGAGTTCTTTCTACCAGGAATTGGATTGCAGGTCAAGAAAGGTACAGCTCCATCTCGGTTGAGAGGAGTGACATCTGAATCATCTGTGTCCGGAAAATCCAGTTCTTCCTCAGTAGATACAGTCAGTCAGGGATTTCAGGACCTCTGCATCAATAGTTCCCACATAGAACCATATTCCAGGATGCCAATCATGACCCATAGGAAAGAACAGAGGCCTAGGAGATTATCATTTGAGCAGGCCGTGTCTGCGCCGGTTGAGAGGAGGGCATCATTTCCAAATCGGCCATCAACAGTGAGTATGAAAGGCTTTCACGTTCAGTCTGCATTTGGCGAAACACAGAAGCAGCAGCAGAGACTCTTTGTGGGCTTTAATGGGTCTTCCAGCAGAAGAATCAGACCATTGAGAAAAATCCTTAGACGAAGGCCAGACAGAGTGGATGTGAAGGATCTTCATCTCTGGATGACAAACAGTCCTGCCAGTGCTATACTTATAAGAAAACAAGAATAA